A single genomic interval of Spinacia oleracea cultivar Varoflay chromosome 6, BTI_SOV_V1, whole genome shotgun sequence harbors:
- the LOC110800691 gene encoding uncharacterized protein has translation MYQLLMGSCEKVRWRRLISHNKSSPKSLLISWVVMWGRLPTLDRLLTWKVVDGNVCPLCYGSLESVQHLFFECGYSAAIWSHVLTSLHFNRPVGQLDSELIWMVRAAKRTGDRFKLLLMLFVECIYGIWLQRNAKVFTHACSSPQDMLKRDQIQTCL, from the coding sequence ATGTACCAACTGCTGATGGGCTCCTGTGAGAAAGTTAGGTGGAGGAGGTTAATCTCGCACAATAAATCTTCACCAAAGAGTCTTTTAATTTCTTGGGTGGTTATGTGGGGTAGACTGCCTACTCTGGATAGGTTACTTACTTGGAAGGTGGTGGATGGCAATGTGTGTCCCTTGTGTTATGGTAGTCTTGAGTCTGTGCAGCATCTCTTTTTTGAGTGTGGGTACTCTGCTGCTATTTGGTCCCATGTTCTAACTAGCTTGCACTTTAACAGACCAGTGGGTCAGCTTGATTCAGAGTTGATTTGGATGGTTCGAGCTGCTAAGAGAACTGGTGATAGGTTCAAGCTCTTGCTGATGTTGTTTGTTGAATGTATCTATGGCATTTGGCTGCAAAGAAATGCTAAGGTGTTCACTCATGCTTGTAGTAGTCCTCAAGATATGCTGAAAAGAGATCAAATTCAGACTTGCTTGTAG